Proteins found in one Miscanthus floridulus cultivar M001 chromosome 4, ASM1932011v1, whole genome shotgun sequence genomic segment:
- the LOC136548984 gene encoding uncharacterized protein translates to MAIPNYTYLKLKMLGPCRVITIGTSFQRAYECEVECYEHTVAIIASKELAAIRKEVIEEAPNPKRSAGSFEAMEGAKEVLIDPSGSKSKVMRIGTMLSSK, encoded by the coding sequence atggccatccccaactacacctatctaaagctaaagatgctgggaccGTGTAGGGTCATCActattggcacctccttccagcgcgcctatgagtgtgaggtcgagtgctacgaacACACCGTGGCAATCAttgcctccaaggagcttgcagccatcaggaaggaggtcatcgaagaagcaccTAACCCCAAGCGGTCAGCTGGGTCTTTTGAGGCTatggagggcgccaaggaggtcctcatagaccctagtggctccaAGAGCAAAGTGatgcgcattggcaccatgctttcctccaaatag